A genomic region of Mitsuaria sp. 7 contains the following coding sequences:
- a CDS encoding TonB-dependent receptor: protein MTADLVTTVAAVTLSLTMMSLLNAARAADPATDAATDAATVPATSTTQTVALQRVDVEGRHYDNGIGSSDAASQGTIRAGLIKSRPVLRPGEVLEFVPGLIVTQHSGDGKANQYFLRGFNLDHGTDFATTVMGLPVNMPSHAHGQGYADLNFLIPELVDRIDYRKGPYFARNGDFAAAGSADIDYLRELDAPFVSLTLGEGRYRRALAAGSTRVADGVQLLGAVEAMGNDGPWRLPEDLNRRNLVLSLSGASGIDRWRVGLMDYRADWTSTDQVPQRLIDAGTFNGRPFGRFDAIDPSDGGRTRRSSLSGEWSRDEGGRSTRVAAYAMAYELSLYSNFTYAMERPEAGDQFAQKDDRKVYGFSASHAVETTLGGLPARGELGVQLRQDRARVGLFDTQARATLGTTRDDRVRETLASVYGDLGVELTPWVRTVVGLRADQARFRVDSLSNPMNSGSARQTLASPKWSLVLGPWARTELFLNAGRGFHSNDARGVTARVDPRSGDPVDPVPGLVKAKGYELGVRSEIVPGLQSSLALWKLDFDSELVYVGDAGVTEANRPSKRHGVEWNNRYVPVPWLLIDADLAWTRARFSDADPAGARIPNAVDRVASFGVTVRERGPWSASLQWRYLGSAPLIEDDSVRSRSSLTTNLRVSRRFGAKTEVTLDVFNLMDRRVNDIEYFYESRLPGEVAAVADRHVHPAEPRTLRVTLRRSF from the coding sequence ATGACAGCCGATCTGGTGACGACGGTGGCAGCGGTGACGCTGTCGCTGACGATGATGAGCCTGCTCAACGCGGCACGCGCCGCTGACCCTGCAACGGATGCGGCAACGGATGCGGCGACCGTGCCCGCGACGTCGACCACGCAGACCGTCGCGCTGCAACGCGTCGACGTCGAAGGCCGTCACTACGACAACGGCATCGGCAGCAGCGATGCGGCCTCGCAGGGCACGATCCGCGCGGGGCTCATCAAGAGCCGCCCCGTGCTGCGGCCCGGCGAGGTGCTGGAATTCGTGCCCGGCCTGATCGTCACGCAGCACAGCGGCGACGGGAAGGCGAACCAGTATTTCCTGCGCGGCTTCAACCTCGACCACGGCACCGATTTCGCGACCACGGTGATGGGGCTGCCGGTCAACATGCCGAGCCACGCGCACGGGCAGGGCTACGCGGACCTGAACTTCCTGATCCCGGAACTGGTCGATCGCATCGACTACCGCAAGGGGCCGTACTTCGCTCGCAACGGCGACTTCGCCGCGGCCGGGTCGGCGGACATCGACTACCTGCGCGAACTCGACGCGCCCTTCGTCAGCCTCACGCTGGGCGAGGGCCGCTACCGTCGCGCGCTGGCTGCCGGATCGACACGCGTCGCGGACGGCGTGCAATTGCTGGGCGCCGTCGAGGCGATGGGCAACGACGGTCCGTGGCGGCTGCCGGAGGACCTGAACCGGCGCAACCTCGTGCTGAGCCTGTCCGGCGCGTCGGGCATCGATCGCTGGCGCGTCGGCCTGATGGACTACCGGGCGGACTGGACGTCGACCGACCAGGTGCCGCAGCGTCTCATCGATGCGGGCACCTTCAACGGCCGGCCGTTCGGTCGCTTCGATGCCATCGATCCCAGCGACGGCGGCCGCACACGTCGCAGCAGCCTGTCGGGCGAGTGGTCCCGCGACGAGGGCGGCCGCAGCACCCGGGTGGCGGCGTATGCGATGGCGTACGAGCTCTCGCTCTACTCGAACTTCACCTATGCGATGGAGCGGCCAGAGGCGGGCGACCAGTTCGCGCAGAAGGACGACCGCAAGGTCTACGGCTTCAGCGCGAGCCACGCGGTGGAGACGACGCTCGGCGGGCTGCCGGCGCGCGGAGAACTCGGCGTGCAGCTGCGCCAGGACCGCGCGCGGGTGGGGCTCTTCGACACGCAGGCGCGCGCCACCCTCGGCACGACGCGTGACGACCGGGTGCGGGAGACGCTGGCAAGCGTGTATGGCGATCTCGGCGTGGAACTCACGCCCTGGGTGCGTACCGTCGTCGGCCTGCGCGCGGACCAGGCGCGGTTCCGGGTCGACAGCCTGAGCAATCCGATGAACTCCGGTTCCGCCCGTCAGACCTTGGCGTCGCCGAAGTGGTCCCTGGTGCTGGGGCCGTGGGCGCGCACGGAGCTCTTCCTCAACGCCGGTCGAGGCTTCCACAGCAACGACGCGCGCGGCGTGACCGCCCGTGTCGATCCGCGCAGCGGCGATCCCGTCGACCCGGTGCCGGGTCTGGTCAAGGCCAAGGGCTACGAACTCGGCGTGCGCAGCGAGATCGTCCCGGGGCTGCAGAGTTCGCTCGCGCTGTGGAAACTCGACTTCGATTCGGAGCTGGTCTACGTCGGCGACGCGGGCGTGACGGAGGCCAACCGGCCCAGCAAGCGGCACGGCGTCGAATGGAACAACCGCTACGTGCCGGTACCGTGGCTGCTGATCGACGCCGACCTGGCCTGGACGCGCGCGCGGTTCTCCGACGCCGATCCCGCCGGCGCGCGCATCCCCAACGCCGTCGACCGGGTGGCCTCCTTCGGCGTGACCGTGCGCGAGCGGGGCCCCTGGTCGGCGAGCCTGCAATGGCGCTACCTCGGCAGCGCGCCGCTGATCGAGGACGACAGCGTGCGCTCCAGGTCCTCGCTGACGACCAACCTGCGCGTGAGCCGGCGCTTCGGGGCGAAGACGGAAGTGACGCTGGACGTCTTCAACCTGATGGATCGCCGGGTCAACGACATCGAGTACTTCTACGAATCCCGACTCCCCGGTGAGGTCGCCGCCGTGGCTGATCGCCACGTGCATCCGGCGGAGCCGCGCACGCTGCGCGTGACACTGCGCCGCAGCTTCTGA
- a CDS encoding HupE/UreJ family protein — protein MNTWFRRILATGVALAGVLGTSVALAHKASDAYLQLRAEGRVATLRVDIALRDLDRDLVLDADDDGLLRWGEVRSRASDIEKLLDRDVHLEIRDVVGAVCRAGAFAPLQLEQHSDGRYAVIEQTWTCAQAPASGTLSYGLFATTDPTHRGVLVWRQGGAAKTAVVAPGTVGMTVALAGGAAVGVAGKVGSDGSAGNTGNTGNAGDERADGAQTHGLASIFRDGVHHIWIGVDHVLFLVVLLLPAVLRRESGQWRPDTAWRPALWRVLGVVTAFTVAHSITLALAVFDVVNPPSRWVESLIALSVLLAALNNLRPVLVETRWRLTFAFGLVHGFGFASALKDLGLARSELAAPLVLFNLGVEAGQLAIVAVLVPLAWAARRWRGYPRWVLGAGSVIVALIAIVWLVERLFDVQILGVGG, from the coding sequence ATGAACACGTGGTTCCGACGAATCCTCGCCACCGGCGTCGCGCTGGCGGGCGTCCTGGGGACGTCCGTGGCCCTGGCCCACAAGGCCAGCGATGCCTATCTGCAGCTGCGCGCGGAGGGCAGGGTGGCGACCTTGCGCGTCGACATCGCCCTGCGCGACCTCGACCGCGACCTGGTCCTCGACGCCGATGACGATGGCCTCCTGCGCTGGGGCGAGGTGCGGTCGCGCGCCTCGGACATCGAGAAGCTGCTCGACCGCGATGTGCATCTGGAGATCCGGGACGTCGTCGGCGCCGTCTGCCGAGCCGGTGCCTTCGCACCGCTGCAGCTGGAACAGCACAGCGACGGCCGCTATGCGGTGATCGAGCAGACGTGGACCTGCGCTCAGGCGCCGGCCAGCGGCACGCTGTCCTACGGGCTGTTCGCGACGACCGACCCGACGCACCGCGGCGTGCTGGTCTGGCGGCAGGGCGGTGCGGCGAAGACCGCCGTGGTCGCGCCGGGAACGGTGGGCATGACAGTGGCGCTGGCGGGCGGCGCCGCCGTAGGCGTCGCTGGCAAGGTGGGCAGCGACGGCAGCGCGGGCAATACCGGCAACACCGGCAATGCCGGCGATGAACGAGCGGATGGCGCCCAGACGCACGGTCTGGCGAGCATCTTCCGCGACGGCGTGCACCACATCTGGATCGGCGTCGACCACGTGCTGTTCCTCGTCGTCCTGCTGCTGCCGGCGGTGCTGCGGCGCGAGTCGGGCCAGTGGCGGCCCGACACCGCCTGGCGTCCGGCGCTGTGGCGCGTGCTCGGCGTCGTCACGGCCTTCACCGTGGCGCACTCGATCACGCTGGCGCTGGCCGTCTTCGACGTCGTCAATCCGCCATCCCGCTGGGTCGAAAGCCTGATCGCGCTGAGCGTGCTGCTCGCCGCGCTGAACAACCTGCGGCCGGTCCTGGTCGAGACGCGATGGCGGCTCACCTTCGCCTTCGGGCTGGTGCACGGCTTCGGCTTCGCGAGCGCGTTGAAGGACCTCGGACTCGCGAGGTCCGAGCTGGCTGCGCCGCTGGTGCTGTTCAACCTCGGCGTGGAAGCGGGGCAGCTCGCGATCGTCGCCGTGCTGGTGCCGCTGGCCTGGGCCGCGCGGCGCTGGCGCGGTTATCCGCGATGGGTGCTGGGTGCGGGCTCCGTGATCGTCGCGTTGATCGCGATCGTCTGGCTGGTCGAGCGTCTCTTCGATGTGCAGATCCTGGGAGTGGGCGGATGA
- a CDS encoding DUF4331 domain-containing protein, which yields MTPFPLTRVATSLRVGLFAASALCAGLAFASSHREAPFITTVPKADASDFYMFMSYEAGRTDYVTLIANYVPLQDPYGGPNFYAMDPNALYEIHVDNNGDAKEDVTFQFRFKNTLKATALSIGDKSVPIPLVQSGPVSDVKAATLNVNESYTVDIVRGDRRSGTRSAITNATGGGTSFDKPVDNIGKKTIADYTAYAAKHIYSVNIPGCGQPAKVFVGQRKDPFAANLGVIFDLVNAPVGVITDPAQINAAPNSLDGKNVTTLALEVHKSCLVAGTEPVIGGWTTASMRQARILDPAPKAGHQTTDKAGGAWVQVSRLGMPLVNEVVIGLPDKDRFNSAKPKDDAQFANYVTNPTLPALLSTVLNLPGSAPTNLPRNDLVTTFLTGIKGVNQPANVVASEELRLNTSIAAVPFAQQNRLGIVGNILAKGSDNAGYPNGRRPKDDVVDISLVAVMGGLCVANGDTDALGFGAACKPSAVPLGATAFKLHDAVDQAVVPLLPGFPYLYTPMGGTQ from the coding sequence ATGACCCCATTCCCGTTGACCCGCGTGGCAACGTCCCTGCGCGTCGGCCTGTTCGCGGCGAGCGCGCTGTGCGCAGGACTGGCCTTCGCGTCCAGCCACCGCGAGGCGCCGTTCATCACCACCGTCCCCAAGGCGGACGCGTCGGACTTCTACATGTTCATGAGCTATGAGGCCGGCCGCACGGACTACGTGACCCTCATCGCCAACTACGTGCCGCTGCAGGACCCGTACGGGGGGCCGAACTTCTACGCGATGGACCCGAACGCGCTCTACGAGATCCACGTCGACAACAACGGCGACGCCAAGGAAGACGTCACCTTCCAGTTCCGTTTCAAGAACACGCTGAAGGCCACCGCGCTGAGCATCGGCGACAAGAGCGTGCCGATCCCGCTGGTCCAGTCCGGTCCGGTGTCCGACGTGAAGGCGGCGACGCTCAACGTCAACGAGAGCTACACCGTGGACATCGTGCGCGGCGACCGGCGCTCCGGCACGCGCTCGGCCATCACCAACGCCACCGGCGGCGGAACGTCGTTCGACAAGCCGGTCGACAACATCGGCAAGAAGACGATCGCCGATTACACGGCCTACGCCGCCAAGCACATCTACTCGGTCAACATTCCCGGGTGCGGCCAGCCGGCCAAGGTCTTCGTCGGTCAACGCAAGGACCCGTTCGCGGCCAACCTGGGTGTGATCTTCGACCTCGTGAACGCACCGGTCGGCGTCATCACCGATCCGGCCCAGATCAACGCGGCACCCAACTCGCTGGACGGGAAGAACGTCACCACGCTCGCGCTCGAGGTGCACAAGAGCTGCCTGGTCGCCGGCACCGAGCCGGTGATCGGCGGCTGGACCACGGCCAGCATGCGCCAGGCCCGCATCCTCGACCCCGCGCCCAAGGCCGGTCATCAGACCACCGACAAGGCCGGCGGCGCCTGGGTCCAGGTCTCGCGCCTGGGCATGCCGCTGGTCAACGAGGTGGTCATCGGCCTGCCCGACAAGGACCGCTTCAACAGCGCCAAGCCCAAGGACGACGCGCAGTTCGCCAACTACGTGACCAACCCCACCCTGCCGGCGCTGCTGTCCACCGTGCTCAACCTGCCGGGCTCGGCGCCGACCAACCTGCCGCGCAACGACCTGGTCACCACCTTCCTCACCGGCATCAAGGGCGTGAACCAGCCCGCGAACGTGGTCGCGTCGGAAGAGCTCCGGCTGAACACCTCGATCGCGGCCGTGCCTTTCGCGCAGCAGAACCGCCTGGGCATCGTCGGCAACATCCTGGCCAAGGGCAGCGACAACGCCGGTTATCCGAACGGCCGACGGCCCAAGGACGACGTCGTCGACATCTCGCTCGTGGCGGTGATGGGCGGTCTGTGCGTGGCCAACGGCGATACCGACGCGCTGGGCTTCGGCGCGGCCTGCAAGCCGTCCGCGGTGCCGCTGGGCGCCACGGCGTTCAAGCTGCATGACGCGGTCGACCAAGCCGTGGTGCCGCTGCTGCCCGGCTTCCCCTACCTGTACACGCCCATGGGCGGTACGCAGTGA
- a CDS encoding TetR/AcrR family transcriptional regulator has translation MVKKARPAPRREESLSRDRIIEAAIELLDNDGEGGLTFRALSERLATGPGAIYWHIANKGDLLVAACDAVIAGVMAQGTTNGTAAQADAATPEDTIRALALAMFDAMNEHPWIGSALFHSAGALPTVRLLECIGQQVRALGAPAAGQWSATSALLHYVLGVGGQNAANRLSAQTRALDRDDFLGEVADAWSALDERDYPFTRSVADDLRNHDDRGDFLAGIDLILGGIKGTAKTRAKATVRKR, from the coding sequence ATGGTCAAGAAAGCACGTCCGGCGCCGCGGCGCGAAGAGTCCCTCTCGCGCGATCGCATCATCGAAGCGGCGATCGAGCTGCTCGACAACGACGGGGAGGGCGGGCTGACGTTCCGCGCGCTGTCCGAGCGGCTCGCCACGGGACCCGGCGCGATCTACTGGCACATCGCGAACAAGGGCGACCTGCTTGTCGCCGCGTGCGACGCGGTGATCGCCGGCGTGATGGCTCAGGGTACGACCAACGGTACGGCCGCGCAGGCGGACGCAGCGACGCCGGAGGACACGATCCGTGCGCTGGCGCTCGCCATGTTCGACGCGATGAACGAGCACCCGTGGATCGGCTCGGCGCTGTTCCACTCGGCCGGCGCGCTGCCGACGGTGCGTCTGCTGGAATGCATCGGACAGCAGGTGCGCGCGCTCGGTGCGCCTGCGGCGGGGCAGTGGTCGGCGACCTCGGCGCTGCTGCACTACGTCCTCGGCGTCGGCGGACAGAACGCGGCGAACCGGCTCTCCGCGCAGACGCGAGCACTCGATCGGGACGACTTCCTGGGCGAGGTGGCGGACGCGTGGTCCGCGCTCGACGAACGCGACTACCCGTTCACGCGATCGGTCGCGGACGACCTCCGGAATCACGACGACCGCGGCGACTTCCTCGCAGGGATCGATCTGATCCTGGGCGGGATCAAGGGGACGGCGAAGACGAGGGCGAAGGCGACTGTGCGGAAGCGATAG
- a CDS encoding NAD(P)/FAD-dependent oxidoreductase codes for MTRTIAIVGAGLGGLMLARVLHVHGIASTVYEAETSPTARTQGGMLDIHDDSGQIALKAARLHDAFVRLIHPGGQASRVLDATGAVLLDQPDDGNGGRPEVRRGELRRLLLDSLPADTV; via the coding sequence ATGACACGCACCATCGCGATCGTCGGCGCCGGCCTCGGCGGACTGATGCTCGCCCGGGTTCTCCACGTCCACGGCATCGCCTCGACCGTCTACGAGGCGGAGACCTCGCCCACCGCGCGCACGCAGGGCGGCATGCTCGACATCCACGACGACAGCGGCCAGATCGCGCTGAAAGCCGCGCGACTGCACGACGCCTTCGTCCGGCTCATCCATCCCGGCGGCCAGGCGTCGCGGGTGCTGGATGCGACCGGCGCAGTGCTGCTCGATCAGCCCGACGACGGCAACGGCGGGCGGCCCGAGGTGCGTCGCGGTGAACTCCGCCGTCTGCTGCTGGACTCGCTGCCCGCGGACACCGTGTAA
- a CDS encoding NAD(P)/FAD-dependent oxidoreductase — MRNGQNGQGAQHTLSFVDGSTVTADLLVGADGAWSKVRPLLSDAKPAYIGTTFVETYLSDADVRHPASADAVGGGAFFAMAPGKGIFAHREPDGVLHTYVAVRQPMAWVSAIEAEDPAEALRRVAAEFDGWAPALTALITDGETDPVLRSLHALPSDHRWDRVPGVTLLGDAAHLMAPAGDGANLAMVDGAELAEAIVAHPEDLEAALAAYEEKLFPRSAEAATGSAEVLDACLGEDAPHSLVRFLNQTPGQ, encoded by the coding sequence CTGAGGAACGGGCAGAACGGACAGGGTGCGCAGCACACCTTGTCCTTCGTAGACGGCTCGACGGTGACGGCGGATCTGCTCGTCGGCGCCGATGGCGCCTGGTCGAAAGTCCGGCCCCTGCTCTCCGACGCGAAGCCCGCGTACATCGGCACGACCTTCGTCGAGACCTACCTGTCCGATGCCGATGTCCGCCATCCCGCGAGCGCGGACGCGGTCGGCGGCGGCGCCTTCTTCGCGATGGCGCCGGGCAAAGGCATCTTTGCGCACCGCGAGCCAGACGGCGTGCTGCACACCTACGTTGCGGTCCGCCAGCCGATGGCGTGGGTGTCAGCGATCGAGGCCGAGGATCCCGCCGAAGCGCTGCGCCGCGTGGCCGCGGAGTTCGACGGCTGGGCGCCGGCGCTCACCGCGCTCATCACCGATGGCGAAACGGATCCCGTGCTGCGGTCCCTGCACGCCTTGCCCTCGGACCATCGATGGGATCGCGTGCCGGGCGTGACGCTGCTCGGCGACGCCGCGCATCTGATGGCCCCGGCGGGCGATGGCGCGAACCTCGCCATGGTCGACGGCGCCGAGCTTGCCGAAGCGATCGTGGCGCACCCCGAAGACCTGGAGGCCGCGCTCGCGGCTTATGAGGAGAAGCTCTTCCCCCGCAGTGCCGAGGCGGCGACGGGTTCGGCCGAGGTGCTCGACGCGTGCCTGGGCGAAGACGCGCCGCACAGCCTGGTGCGCTTCCTCAATCAGACACCAGGGCAGTGA
- a CDS encoding carbonic anhydrase family protein: protein MSHFRPSLFVATSLVLALSTALPLAHAEGRQSPIDIHTSATVGAPLPKITRAYQTAEVSVVNTFNPGANPFVPEEFATLRVNVPAGSSISVNGVTYDLAQFHFHTPSEHKVNGKAAPMEIHFVHVKRGACLGDNDALLVIGALVKAGGEHHELQKIFKHALPEDSNAAPLTIPAFHLDRVLPHGTHSWRYDGSLTAPSAVGCNNPAGSVADQLNTDVFPENVSWVLLEEPVIMSTSQIRHFRALYEAAGNSRAVQPLNGRTVYRDQATHH, encoded by the coding sequence TTGTCCCATTTCCGCCCATCCCTCTTCGTCGCCACGTCGCTGGTCCTTGCGCTGTCGACTGCCCTGCCCCTGGCCCATGCCGAAGGTCGGCAAAGCCCGATCGACATCCACACGTCGGCGACCGTCGGCGCGCCCCTGCCGAAGATCACCCGCGCGTACCAGACCGCGGAGGTGTCGGTGGTCAACACCTTCAATCCCGGGGCGAACCCCTTCGTGCCCGAAGAGTTCGCCACGCTGCGCGTCAACGTGCCGGCCGGCTCGTCGATCAGCGTCAACGGCGTGACCTACGACCTGGCGCAGTTCCATTTCCACACGCCGTCGGAGCACAAGGTCAACGGCAAGGCCGCGCCGATGGAAATCCATTTCGTCCACGTCAAGCGCGGCGCCTGCCTGGGCGACAACGACGCCCTGCTGGTGATCGGTGCGCTGGTCAAGGCCGGCGGCGAACACCATGAGCTGCAGAAGATCTTCAAGCACGCACTGCCGGAAGATTCGAATGCGGCGCCGCTGACCATCCCCGCGTTCCATCTGGACCGCGTGCTGCCGCACGGCACGCATTCCTGGCGCTATGACGGCTCGTTGACCGCGCCGTCCGCCGTGGGCTGCAACAACCCGGCCGGCTCGGTGGCGGACCAGCTCAACACCGATGTCTTCCCGGAGAACGTCTCCTGGGTGCTGCTGGAGGAGCCCGTGATCATGTCGACGTCGCAGATCCGTCACTTCCGCGCGCTGTATGAGGCAGCAGGCAACTCGCGCGCCGTGCAGCCCTTGAATGGCCGCACGGTCTACCGCGACCAGGCCACGCATCACTGA
- a CDS encoding AraC family transcriptional regulator → MLERTHHLRDSSEMQADPFSDILKFTRAESLVTGGFQAGGAWAIRFPAPDKIKFFAVVKGRCWVRIEGEPEAVLFETGDVGLLAAKRASVLASALDIEPVDAMGLFSGAGRSTATLGDGKDFAHIGGHVLLDQASGRLLEGVLPPWIHIQAASPRATVFRWVLNQLVEERADPLPGAQLVTEQLSQLLFIQILRAHLEASGPMPAGWLRALADPRIAPALRLMHGEPARSWHLEELASACAMSRTTFAVRFKDVAGVAPLSYLADWRMRLAQRALREEDTPVAVLARSLGYTSESAFSTAFKRATGKSPKTWRNAVADGLTQTQGALG, encoded by the coding sequence ATGCTTGAGCGTACGCATCACTTGCGCGATAGTTCGGAAATGCAGGCTGATCCGTTTTCCGACATCCTCAAGTTCACGCGCGCCGAGTCGCTGGTCACCGGCGGATTCCAGGCCGGCGGCGCGTGGGCGATCCGCTTCCCCGCGCCCGACAAGATCAAGTTCTTCGCCGTCGTGAAGGGTCGGTGCTGGGTCCGCATCGAGGGCGAGCCCGAGGCGGTCCTCTTCGAGACCGGCGACGTGGGGCTGCTGGCGGCGAAGCGCGCGTCGGTGCTGGCCAGCGCCCTGGACATCGAGCCGGTGGACGCGATGGGACTGTTCTCCGGCGCGGGCCGCTCGACGGCCACCCTGGGCGACGGCAAGGACTTCGCGCACATCGGGGGTCACGTCTTGCTCGACCAGGCCAGCGGACGTCTGCTCGAAGGCGTGCTGCCGCCGTGGATCCACATCCAGGCCGCCTCGCCGCGCGCGACGGTGTTCCGCTGGGTGCTGAACCAGCTCGTCGAGGAGCGGGCCGATCCGCTGCCTGGCGCGCAGCTGGTGACGGAGCAGCTGTCGCAACTGCTGTTCATCCAGATCCTGCGCGCGCATCTGGAGGCGTCCGGCCCGATGCCGGCAGGGTGGCTGCGCGCGCTGGCGGACCCGCGCATCGCGCCGGCGCTGCGCCTGATGCACGGCGAGCCGGCGCGGAGCTGGCATCTCGAGGAACTGGCCAGCGCCTGCGCGATGTCGCGGACGACCTTCGCGGTGCGCTTCAAGGACGTCGCGGGCGTCGCGCCGCTGAGTTATCTCGCCGACTGGCGCATGCGCCTCGCACAACGCGCGCTGCGCGAGGAGGACACGCCGGTGGCGGTCCTGGCGCGCTCGCTCGGATACACGTCCGAGAGCGCCTTCAGCACGGCTTTCAAACGCGCCACGGGGAAGTCGCCGAAGACCTGGCGCAACGCCGTGGCGGACGGACTAACGCAGACACAAGGAGCCCTTGGATGA
- a CDS encoding aldehyde reductase: MSHSNGTNNPNDSNGLHDRNDTKDPRGDLVLVTGGTGFIAQHCILALLASGYRVRTTLRSAKREAEVLTHLRVGGADPGDRLSFVVADLSADAGWTEAVAGCRYVLHGASPTPSGDHASEGDWIRPAVDGNLRVLRAARDAGVKRVVLTSAFGAICAGHGPMSRPFDETDWSDISGKSGEVWPYQKSKTLAERAAWDFIAKEGRGLELSAINPVAVLGPALGPDTSHSIGIIQRMMDGQPGCPKINTGVVDVRDVADLHLRAMTDPAANGERFLATAGDSLWMVDIATVLKRRLGAAANRVKTRVLPNWLVKLIGRGTPAGRSVASLLGRNLNASGNKARRVLGWRPRSNEEAIVATAESLVRLKMLRD; the protein is encoded by the coding sequence ATGAGCCACTCGAACGGCACCAACAATCCCAACGACTCCAACGGCCTGCACGATCGGAACGATACGAAGGACCCACGCGGCGACCTGGTCCTGGTCACCGGCGGCACCGGCTTCATCGCGCAGCACTGCATCCTCGCGCTGCTCGCGAGCGGCTACCGCGTGCGCACCACCCTGCGCTCGGCGAAGCGCGAGGCCGAGGTCCTCACGCACCTGCGCGTCGGCGGCGCCGATCCTGGCGATCGTCTGTCCTTCGTCGTCGCTGACCTGTCGGCGGATGCGGGTTGGACGGAGGCTGTGGCCGGATGCCGCTATGTGCTGCACGGTGCCTCGCCGACGCCGTCCGGCGATCACGCGAGCGAGGGCGACTGGATCCGTCCCGCGGTGGACGGCAACCTGCGCGTGCTGCGCGCCGCCCGCGACGCAGGCGTCAAACGGGTGGTGCTGACCTCCGCCTTCGGCGCGATCTGCGCCGGCCACGGTCCGATGTCGCGCCCCTTCGACGAGACCGACTGGAGCGACATCTCCGGCAAGTCCGGCGAGGTCTGGCCGTACCAGAAGTCCAAGACCCTGGCCGAGCGCGCCGCGTGGGACTTCATCGCGAAGGAAGGCCGCGGGCTGGAGTTGTCCGCGATCAATCCGGTGGCGGTGCTCGGGCCGGCGCTGGGACCGGACACCTCCCATTCCATCGGCATCATCCAGCGGATGATGGACGGTCAGCCCGGCTGTCCAAAGATCAACACGGGGGTTGTCGACGTCCGCGACGTCGCGGACCTGCACCTGCGCGCGATGACGGATCCCGCCGCCAACGGCGAGCGTTTCCTCGCCACCGCCGGCGACAGCCTGTGGATGGTCGACATCGCGACGGTGCTCAAGCGGCGGCTGGGCGCCGCCGCGAACCGCGTGAAGACGCGGGTGCTCCCGAACTGGCTGGTGAAGCTGATCGGGCGCGGCACGCCCGCGGGACGCAGCGTCGCCTCGCTGCTCGGCCGCAACCTGAACGCCTCCGGCAACAAGGCCCGCCGCGTGCTCGGCTGGCGTCCGCGCTCGAACGAGGAGGCGATCGTGGCGACCGCCGAGAGCCTCGTCCGATTGAAGATGCTGCGCGACTAG
- a CDS encoding tripartite tricarboxylate transporter substrate binding protein, with the protein MIQRRHAVLTALALAALGSFSGAASAQAWPTKPVTFMVSYPPGGGADLIARLIAPKVGEVLGQTVIIENRPGGSGQIAAGAVSRAPADGYTLLFDASSYAVTPTLFPNSPYKQGKAFKTVAVTALFPNVVLVNAQFPAKNAAELIAAAKAKTDAVAFASSGNGSAQHIAGVLFEQSAKVEMMHVPYKGGGPALTDVIGGQVPVFFGNVASTLQYVKQGKLRPLAVSGKKRSAALPDVPTGAEAGLPGFEMYEWNGLFAPVGTPAPVIDRLSKAVQQALASPEVKAKIAELGGDAFHGGVAESEKFVDAELKRMATLIKDRSITVE; encoded by the coding sequence ATGATCCAACGACGCCATGCCGTGCTGACGGCGCTGGCCCTGGCCGCCCTCGGCAGCTTCTCCGGCGCCGCCTCGGCGCAAGCCTGGCCCACCAAGCCGGTGACCTTCATGGTGAGCTACCCGCCCGGCGGCGGCGCGGACCTGATCGCGCGCCTGATCGCGCCCAAGGTGGGCGAGGTCCTCGGACAGACCGTCATCATCGAGAACCGTCCCGGCGGCAGCGGCCAGATCGCCGCCGGCGCCGTGTCGCGCGCGCCGGCCGACGGCTACACGCTGCTGTTCGACGCGTCCTCGTATGCCGTCACGCCGACGCTGTTCCCCAACTCGCCCTACAAGCAGGGCAAGGCCTTCAAGACGGTCGCGGTGACGGCGCTCTTCCCCAACGTCGTGCTGGTGAACGCGCAGTTCCCGGCGAAGAACGCCGCCGAGCTGATCGCGGCCGCCAAGGCGAAGACGGATGCGGTGGCCTTCGCGTCGTCGGGCAACGGCTCGGCGCAGCACATCGCCGGCGTGCTGTTCGAGCAGTCCGCGAAGGTCGAGATGATGCACGTGCCCTACAAGGGCGGCGGTCCCGCGCTGACCGACGTCATCGGCGGCCAGGTGCCGGTGTTCTTCGGCAACGTGGCCTCGACCCTGCAGTACGTGAAGCAGGGCAAGCTGCGTCCGCTGGCGGTCAGCGGGAAGAAGCGCTCCGCGGCGCTGCCGGATGTGCCGACGGGCGCCGAGGCGGGACTGCCCGGCTTCGAGATGTACGAATGGAACGGGCTGTTCGCGCCGGTCGGCACGCCCGCGCCGGTGATCGATCGTCTGTCCAAGGCCGTGCAGCAGGCGCTGGCCTCACCCGAGGTGAAGGCGAAGATCGCCGAGCTCGGCGGTGATGCCTTCCACGGCGGCGTGGCGGAGTCGGAGAAGTTCGTCGACGCCGAGCTCAAGCGCATGGCCACGCTCATCAAGGACCGCAGCATCACGGTGGAGTAA